The DNA sequence taaataaacaaataaataaataaataaataaaaggaaaatatattttgaaaaaCTTTAAAGTTTTTcgatgaaaataaacaatatgTTAGGATAACTTAAAGAGTACATTAAGTGCAAGTGGCGAAACAAAATTTGCAAAAATTATTGAGGAAATACattaaaacataataataataatacatctaaatatatatattggtacTGTTTACTTGGAACTCAGgtaagatgatgaagataatattATACATAAAATATATGCTAATCAACAATCTCAGCCAATTTTAAAAATATAGGTGAACTCCTCCCTTAAATAAGACTTACCCCACCCCAcctatttctctcattctcaccTTTACCAGCGAGAAAAGATCGgggagagagaattaaacagACCTGCGAAAGAAAATTACATAGGCCTCCTGCCACTGAAACTGAAATTATATAGACACACAGTGTTTCCCTTTAAAATTTATTTCAACATCCCCGGGGGTGGTAGCATCTCAGGTTAAGAAACACATCACTGGAGGATGTCACGCAGGGGACCGAGGTGTGTCGCCGAAGCCTCCCGATGACGCAACCCTCGCCAGCTGACAGACGTAAACAACAGGCCGCGCCGAACCCGCCGCCCTGCCTGGGATGCTGCTGTCTATTTAGTTCAGTCACCACACCTTAAACCTTGGtaagaattgtgtgtgtgttgcacggTATGTGGAGTCCAGGTAAGCTTGCCGCATATCCTCACTTCAGCCTGGAGTCATAATGCACTTAGGTATTTCCAGGGGGTGTGAAAGAAACTACTGATGCTGCAACCATTTCAGGTTACTAGGGTGTACTGTAAATTATTATGCTGCAATTTTTAAGGTGACAAAATTCGACAAATTAAAgagaaccaaaataaaaaaagattgaaaaaagaacaaacagtTATTAAATTGACTCGATATATCAAAATATATCAGAAAAAGTAGTAGGATAAAATTTAACAAAAATTTTACCATTTCTTTTATAGTTTGATCTCCAAGGCCAGTACAGGAGCAAGCCATTGGCCATGCGGGGGAGAGACACACAAGTCATGGAGTTCACGACAACCTGACCACTGCAAGCATGGCCGAGTGTGGCCCCTCCCCGCCCAGCACGTCCCCCAAGACCTTGAAGGGCTTGGTGGTGTATAGGCTGGCCAGGCTGCTGCTGGAGAGCTCTGTTCCAGTTCACCTGAGGAAGTACTTGCCAGTGTGTAATCTTCACCTGTCCCAGAGCCATGTACAGGTGGCCTCAGGGGAGCACTCAGGGGGCTGCCAGTACTGTGAGGGACCCTGCCTGAGGACCGACCTCAACTCAGGCGACAACTGCACAGTGTTTGACGACAGCGAGACAGTGTTTGACGACATCATCATTGCCGAGGCAGGGGAACGCAACGAACACTTACTGAAGACGAAGGAGAATTTACTGGTGAGCCAAAACAGTCTTTGTTGTGGGTGTGTTATTTCAGAGACTTAATTTGTGCAGATGCTGGTGTAATAGCAAggatggagatggagaaagatCAGGAAACTATTGCTTTTTTGGATATTAGTGTACTTTCTTAAATCCAAGAGGCATCATGTGTTGACTGGCCTTTAGAGGAAAGctggcatctctctctcagatgatTAGGCATCACCGCTGAGCTATTCATTGTGcaataacacagacacacagggaaagagagggtgACACTACTTGCCTCTCATCCTTCACTAGTCTTGCTGTGTTCAGAGCTTGTACtcccactcagccagtcagtagTGGCAAGAACATAAATGTCCACAGTCACTCTTGAAGACAACAGGTAATGTTTCCGCACCACAGAAGCAGCTGCACGGGGTGAAGTGCTGGTGGGATGATGAGGGGTGGTTCGGCAAGCAGGACGCCAAGGTGCGGCGGGAGGTGCGGGAGGCCTGCTCAGACCTGCTGCAGCCCCACCTGGCCCTGTGCAAGTGTCCTCTGATGCTGCTGACTCTTGAACTGATGTTCTGCACCAAGGCAGGATGTGGCAAGGTGATGTGATGCTGCCTGCTTTGTGTAATATGTCATTACAGTGCTTCATCACATTGTATGCTTTGTTATGCACCAGTTGTATTTCTCAAATAAGCATCAACAGATCACAGGTTATCTCAGAAGTAAAACATTGATCCTTATATTTTCTAGGGCTTTCCTGCATGTCTCTCTGAATATCTTAACATTATAACATTGACCAAGTATTTTATTGGCATCATGAATTGAATATCCCCAGATTACCACTGCAGTATTCTGTTTTCTCCAGATGGCAGTGCCGCTTTCCAGTCACATGTGTTCGACTCTGAGCAACTTCCTCAGTGAACTTCAGCCGTTTGGAATTGAAAGACTGTACACGTTTTCCCTTCAGTTTGGCAGTCCCTCTGTCATTGTCACCTTGTGCCGGTGTTCTCCTCTTATTAAGTGGATCCACCTGAAAATTGAGTTTGCCAAAGGAGATATATTAAGTGCAATAGGACTAGCTGCCCCGAACATAGAAACTGTGGTTGTCATTGTGAGAGAGTACGAACTGTACCTGGAAATATCATCAACAGTTGAGATTGTGATAGCAGGCGGGGAAGACCTGGAGGATAACTTGTACCGGGGCTTCTTTGGCGGATCCACCAAGGTTGACATTGACCAGAAAATACGAAATGGGGAGGAGGTAACTCTGTCCTTTCCAAAGCTGAAGTACATTGACGTGGGAAGCCACCGTGATGTCAGAGAGTTCCTGCACCATGTTCTCTACTTCTACCCCAACACCCGCAGCATCACGTGTGACTCGGAGAGCTGGATCCTCAGCAAGTATTCCCTGGCCTTCCCTGTTGTGACTCCATCCTCCCTAGGCAATGGCCCGTCATCCTTACAGGGGAAAGTCATGACCTACAGCCTTCAGGACAtgagtttttcctccttctgtctGGCCTCGAGACTTCCAGACATCATTGGGCGGTACAAGAAGCTGGAGCATGTCAGTCTGCACCTCCTGAAGGGTCCATGGAAGATCAACACCACCTGTGAGATGGCCCGGCAGCTCTTGTGCAGCATCAACTGCCAGTACTTAACTATCTGCGTCGACGTGTACATGAGCAGCGAGGACCTCATCAGCCTATATCTTCCCTCTCTACAGTCCATTGGCCCTTCCCTCAGGATCCTGCAGTTCCATTTAACTAATGAGGTGAACGTGAGGGCACTGTGCCAGCTGATCAACATGTGTGAGGTGCTGGAGGAGCTGGCCATTGTGTCCTCCTGTGAGCGCTGTGAGGTGGCCGAGAGTgatgtgggggaggaggactTCCACGTCAACAAACTACCCAAGCTGAAGTGCCTCAGCATATCGAGTCGCTACAATGTGACCTCCACACTCTACCAGCTGACCCAGGACCTTCTGCACTCGGCCCCAAACCTCACCACACTGGAACTGGAGATGGGCGGACGAGGGGCAGCCAAATGGATCCTGGATGTTGCAACAGCCGGAAACTTTACTCAGCTGAAGATTTTATACTTGTACCTGCCTGGCTTCCTCTTTGACAGGCAGATAGTGAGCACATTCTTCCCCTCGCTGATTGGCGTGCTGCCAGGCCTGAGCTGCCTGATGGTAGGCGGCGTGTGTCACTGTGACATGCAGGGGCTGAGGGCCAAGTACAGGTGGACCAAGCTGAAGGTTGTGGCCAGGGACTCTCCTTACGTGGCGTTCAGAACTCTCTCCTCAAGGTGCTGCTGACTGCTCCTTGCCTAGTCAtatgttgcgtgtgtgtgtgtgcatgcatgtgtgtatgagtaTATTAATCTTCATATACAGTACTACAAACTTTCTCAGATGCAACAAAAAGCTCCAGCGACATCTGATTTTGAAGATTCGCAGCCTCACAAAGTCAAGCCATGGAAGTAAGATACATGCCTTGCACTAGCATTTCCCTCTCACTTGATGTCCAACCAAATAAGATATCTGTGCCCTCTCCTGTGTTCTCAAGCACTGCTGAGAGaactctaacctggtataagcctgagtgatgaagacacaaaactgtgtgtgtgtgtgtgtgtgtgtgtgtgtgtgtgtgtgtgtgtgtgtgtgtgtgtgcatgtgtgtcagACTTCTTTTTATCTGAGAACTAATACTTTCTGTCTTGTTAAAatatttcatccattttcatttttttttttcatgcatttcttataccagtttagagttttcccaatagAGCACACAAGCTAGTGGCACCTCTTGACAGAACAGCTGTTTGATAAGCCTGTGATTGGTCTGGTAGAGTAAGGTGGGGTCACCTGCACAACACAGGCAGGTGAGCTGTGTTCCTGTGATCCTGGCTGGGTGGAGGAACAAACAGTCTTTCGTTTCAGGCCTTGTCATGTGATCAAGGGCCAAATGTGGTGATTCAGTATGAGACTGGAGTATGTGGAAACCGATCTTGTGACCGTGTCGAAGTAAAATACCATCCAGGCTCAAGTAGACTCATCAGTGACACAGAATTTCAACTGAACTACCGCCACACTTGCTCACTGGTCACGTGTTGAGGCCTTTAGGGTCGTTACCATTATTCCATAGGTGAGTGTAAGATTTGTACATGGTGGTTCTTCTCTGCTAGGTGTCTAATTTATGTACATATGGTTGAGTTGCATTatacaattttatttatttcattttattttattcttccctttttttgaGGAGATAGCCTTGGTTTATGTACGTATGcatcttatttttgtatttaatcTCTTTTATTATGccttattatgtttatttatttttttatcctgtttttgttttgcagtGTAAGTATTTATAACAGCATCCTGCCATCTTCACTACAGCAAGTCTTTGATATACATTGTGTACAAATAATATATACAACAACCAGTTAGAGaagtgaaaatgtaaaaatatatatattctcataCAAGACAAATATGAATACAGTAAAACTTAAATATGAGGGCCTTGAAATACCAATCAAACCTATATAGATATACATTAATGTACACATTCCAGTTACACACCATTCCTTACAAACACTGGTATTATATTCAAGGCACAAGAGTCAAAGGTGTTGTATAATTctaagcaagagaaagagatagacagcCAAGGTCAGGTGTCACTCCTTACAAAAACTGGTATATTCAAGGCACAAGTGTAAACCATATGTCCAGAGTGTTGTATAATCTTAGAATAAGTtattaaaaggaagaaacatcAGACAGCTGACATCAGATGTCACTCCTTACAAAAACTGGTATTATATTCAAGGCACAAGTGTAAACCAAATGTCCAGAGTGTTGTATAATCTTAGAGTAAGttattaagaggaaaaaacaccAGATCACTAAGGCTAGAAATCATTCCTTACTAAAATTGATGTGTAAGGTGGTCTCCAAGTGCTATTTAATTCtcaagtaaatcactgaaaggaagaaacgtCAGACAACAGAGGTCAGCCAAGAACAAGGAACATAAGACCACATTAACTTAAAGAAAACGTAGGAAGCTGTAAAAAATTATCAAGCCTATATGTGGCCGTCCCTCTGTAAAATATGCctgcttatttccacctatcatcagaCGGTAATGAATGGGGAGTGAAATTGTGGTGCAAAAGGAGATATTATGAAGAGGCATGATGATATTGGTGCCctatgaaggaaaggatgaattgTGCAAATTTAACAGGTGAACAATGGTTAAAATTGCTTccaaagaaaagatgagggtTGGTGGAAATTGTctctgggaaaaaataaaaagataaagaatcGTAAAAAATATATCTCTAGAAAAAGACTAATGGTTGAATTGCCCcgtgaagaaaaagattaatgatgaaaatgacCAGTGAAAAAAAGATCAATGATGAAAACAgccaatgaagaaaagattaatgataaaaatgtccagtaaagaaaaaaaattaatggtgAAAGTGTCCAGTGAGGAAAAAGATTAATGATTGAAATGCccagtgaagaaaaagattaattaagaaaacgtccagtgaagaaaaaaaaaaaaataaagaaaatacccaacaaagaaaaagattaatgaCTGAAATACTCACTCAAAAACAATATGAGTGGCTGAAGTACCCTGTGAAGACAAATCTGAGAATGTGCATTATCCATTACTGTTCAGCATAATCACAACCAGCATTTATATCTTCCGCTGTACTGTAGTGCTGCCTTCGGGTCCTCCTCCCTGTGACAATTGTACTTCTAAGACTCGCTACATAGATACTGTTTCCACGGATATGTATAAAGATGTGTAATAAATATTCCTGACATGCCTCAGAACTATTTGTGCTTTTTATGCTAGCTCCTTGAGGTATGGTAGTGTCTGTCTGGTTGTATCAAGAGGTgataggaaaatataaataagaggatgagaataagagaaaagattgattgattttatgaTATTGCAACAAAGAAGTAATCTCTCCCATTTTAaaatcacaagagagagagagagagagagagagagagagagagagagagagagagagagagagagagagaggcttaaagATGTACCTGGTTGTATTAAGAGGTAAGAGTAAATGCTAAATAGGAAAAAGAGCTTAACATTGATTTTATGACACTGCAGCAAGCAAACAATCACCTCATAAATTCTTTTCTCCTACTTgaaataatttcttataataagagagagagagagagagagagagagagagagagagagcaaagttaTGATGTATAGACAAATACCA is a window from the Scylla paramamosain isolate STU-SP2022 chromosome 26, ASM3559412v1, whole genome shotgun sequence genome containing:
- the LOC135113684 gene encoding uncharacterized protein LOC135113684, with amino-acid sequence MAECGPSPPSTSPKTLKGLVVYRLARLLLESSVPVHLRKYLPVCNLHLSQSHVQVASGEHSGGCQYCEGPCLRTDLNSGDNCTVFDDSETVFDDIIIAEAGERNEHLLKTKENLLKQLHGVKCWWDDEGWFGKQDAKVRREVREACSDLLQPHLALCKCPLMLLTLELMFCTKAGCGKMAVPLSSHMCSTLSNFLSELQPFGIERLYTFSLQFGSPSVIVTLCRCSPLIKWIHLKIEFAKGDILSAIGLAAPNIETVVVIVREYELYLEISSTVEIVIAGGEDLEDNLYRGFFGGSTKVDIDQKIRNGEEVTLSFPKLKYIDVGSHRDVREFLHHVLYFYPNTRSITCDSESWILSKYSLAFPVVTPSSLGNGPSSLQGKVMTYSLQDMSFSSFCLASRLPDIIGRYKKLEHVSLHLLKGPWKINTTCEMARQLLCSINCQYLTICVDVYMSSEDLISLYLPSLQSIGPSLRILQFHLTNEVNVRALCQLINMCEVLEELAIVSSCERCEVAESDVGEEDFHVNKLPKLKCLSISSRYNVTSTLYQLTQDLLHSAPNLTTLELEMGGRGAAKWILDVATAGNFTQLKILYLYLPGFLFDRQIVSTFFPSLIGVLPGLSCLMVGGVCHCDMQGLRAKYRWTKLKVVARDSPYVAFRTLSSRCC